In the genome of Heyndrickxia acidicola, the window TTAGCCGTTATTGCCGATGCCATGACTACTGGTTTTTGGAGTGTAGACAATGCCGCTGTAAAGGACGGTGATACAGTTATTGTTCTTGGCTGTGGTCCGGTTGGTCTTTTTGCTCAAAAATTCTGTTGGCTTAAAGGAGCAAAGCGTGTCATTGCCGTAGATTATGTAGACTATCGTTTGCAACACGCCAAACGTACCAATAAAGTTGAAATTGTAAATTTCGAAAAATTTGAAAATGTAGGAATGCATTTGAAAGAAATGACGAATGGCGGCGCTGATGTTGTCATAGACGCAGTTGGTATGGACGGTAAAATGACTGATATAGAGTTCCTTGCGAGTGGATTGAAACTTCAAGGCGGAGCATTTAGTGCATTTATCATCGCTTCACAAGCAGTACGTAAAGGTGGGAACATCCAAGTTACAGGCGTTTACGGCGGCAAATATAATGGTTTCCCAATGGGTGATATTATGAACCGTAACGTTAATATACGCACTGGACAAGCACCTGTGATTCACTATATGCCGTATATGTTTGAATTAGTTTCGACCGGAAAAATTGATCCAGGAGATGTCGTAAGCCATGTTCTTCCACTTAGTGAAGCAAAGCGTGGCTATGAAATCTTTGACACAAGAACGGATGATTGTATAAAGGTCGTATTGAAACCATAAAAAGGAGGTTAGAAAAGTGAAATATGCCTTACATGAAGTACTTGAGGTCCATGAAATGGCTGCATTTAAAACCACTTGTCTAACTAAGTCTAAAACGATGAGAGCGTTAGTTACAGACCAGCAGTTAAAAGATATTATGCAGAAAGACATAGGTTTATCTACGAAACAATTACAAGAATACGCTTCTATCCTTTCTAACGCTAAGCAGTAAATTAGGAGATGAATGAACATGAATCCAATCATTGAAAATTTAACTGGCATGAACGCACTATCGGATCAAGTAGTGGCAATGGATTTATTGATTTCAGCTAAAAGTGGAGTCAGAAATTATGCCATGGCTGTTACGGAAGCAGGAACGCCGGAAATTAAAGAAATACTCACTCGCCATTTAACGGAAGCTCTTGATATGCATGAACAAATTTCCTTATACATGGAAGAAAAAGGATGGTACCATGCTTGGGATACAAACGAACAAATCAATTTAGATTTAAATAATATCAATACAGCATTGAACTTACCCACTCTATAAAAAATAAAATAGGAGCAGTTTAACATTACCAACCTAAACTGCTCCCAATAAACCATTTGTATTTAAATGATGTAAATATACGATTTCCCTCCTTTTGCAACCACCACTTTCTTTTACAATACAATTTGGATGTCTTTTTCTTTTATAAATAGAGTTATGTTAAGCTAATTAAGGCCTATTGGCTCTACCCGTTTACATTTCACAAAAAGATGAACCAACTTTTTTAGAATCAAATGATAGGAGCAGGAAATTCATTAATTTTTATACGAAGTAAACTATAAGGTTTTTGTCGCAGGTCTTTTCCATAATGAAATCTTGCCTGCCGATGTAATTGGTTCACAATGACATATAAGTATTCATCCGGACCAATTGAAAAAGTATCCGGCCATAAAATTCTCGGATCATGTGCGATGGTTTGCATTGTGCCATTCGGCAATATCTTTCGAATACTATTGTTCTCATAATCTCCAGCATAAACGGCCCCTTTTGCATCTGTAATCATTCCATCAGACGCACCCTTTTCTCCCCAATATTCCACATGATAAAGTAAATCCATGTCCGGTATGTTTATGTCTCTCAGGGCTTCTGTTGAGATTGAGAACAGATGGCGACTTGTTAGTGGACAAAAAAATAATACCTTTCCATCAGGAGAAATCGCAATACCGTCAGACGCTAATCTAAATGGAGAAGTCCCTCCATCTTTATTTCGATTCATCAGCACTTTTCCTTCTACTTTCGGTATAAAATAGGGATCTGGTGAAGTTGAAATTGCTCCATTTAACCGTCTAGACATATTTCCATTTTCTAAATCTACGACGATAATAGCACCTGGTCCTTTGGAAGAAGAATCCGTTATATAGGCATAACCTGCGTTTCCAACCCGAAAATCAAATCGGACATCATTCAGGTAAGTTGTCGGCAAGACAACATCTTCTGTAAAGGTATATACTCTTCTAATTGTATTGGTTTTTAAATCAACAGCGACTAATTTTGCTCCACCTTTAATGGGCTCAGAAAAATTGGGTGCCGCTGTATCTAATACCCAAAGCGTTCCCCTTCCATCAGCAACTACACTTTGGACACTGATGAAAGTCATTGTGATATTCTCGGGGTTAACCAAATTGGTTTGTAAATTAGGATAAGGCTGCAATTTATCCTCAACAATCTCCGCCACCGTAAATTTAACATCGTCTCCCCATTTCGGAAAGCAAATGAAAATACGACCGGTTTCTGAAACAGTAACACCTGTAGGCATAGCCCCATAAAATGCATAAACTAGTTCTAAATTACCGAAATATTTTTCACTAGGTAACATAATATCCTCCTCAAGCATTCAAACGGGATATCTCCTATATATGTTTTATATTTTTTCTAGTGCATGTTTCTTAATAAGTTTTTCTATACGAAAAGATGATTGAATTGTGTTTTCGAAATTTAATAAGTCTGTCAGAAGAAAGGAAACATTTTAATTTAAAGGTCTTAAGTTGAAGTAGAATTCAATTAGCAGGTAGCGAAGTTCAATATTACCGAATCAACGTTAAACTGTTATAAATAAAAATTGGTAAAATTTGATTTTTTAACTCTGTGAAGAATGTACTTAAGCTAAACTCCCCGTTTGTTCAAGAAGAAACTCCAACAAAAAAGAGGATTAATCCTTATTGGATTAATCCCCCTTATTACAATCTTATTTATCAATAAGTTAATTTCTTTTTTAGATAATACTGTTGATTTTCTTTGTTTGGATGTTCTTCAACTACACCCACTACTTCATATGGATAGGCAACACTAAGTTGGACAGAAAAATTAAGGTCAAGTAGACTACAGATAATATGTTAGAGGAGAATCTACGATGACTAAGAAAGAACGCCGGACATTTACTCCGGAATTTAAGCAACAGATCGTTCAGCTTTATCAAAATGGAAAACCAAGAAAGGACCTTATTCGGGAATATGACCTTACGCCTTCTTCATTGGATAAGTGGGTTAGTCAAAGTCAAAAGTCCGGTTCGTTCAAGGAAAAAGACAATTTGTCTCCGGAAGAAAAAGAGCTGATCCTATTAAGGAAAGAAAATAAGCAGCTTCAAATGGAGAATGACATTTTAAAGCAAGCTGCGCTGATACTAGGACGAAAGTAAATGTGATCAAAAACAATCAACACAAATACTCAATATCAGCAATGTGTAAAGTCCTACAACTTCCCAGAAGCACGTACTATTATGAGGCAATCGAAAGGGCTTCAGAAGACGATTTGACATCCTACATTATAGAAATCTTTCAAAACAGCCGACAAAACTATGGAACTCGAAAGATAAAGGTAGAATTGAAAAAGCTTGGACATCAGGTGTCTAGACGCCGTATTGGACGGATTATGAGTGAACAAGGGCTGGTATCCGCGTATACTGTCGCCCAGTTTAAACCGCATTCCAAAAGCTGTAACGAATCCAATCAGAAGAATGAATTAAATCGTGAATTTGACCAAGCAGAAGAATTATCCGTAGTCGTAAGCAATTTAACATATGTGAGAGTCAATCAAAAATGGCACTACATATGTGTCTTTGTCGATCTATTTAATAGGGAGATTGTTGGCTTTAGCACAGGCCCGAATAAAGATGCGACATTGGTTTATCGGGCCTTATCGACCATCAAAAAAGACCTCCGAAAGATCAAGTATTTCCACACCGATCGAGACAGTGAATTTAAAAACAAGCTGATAGACGAGGCTTTAGAAACGTTCCGTATCAAACGATCGTTAAGTATGAAGGGTTGCCCTTATGATAATGCGGTGGCTGAAGCCACGTTCAAAATCATCAAAACAGAGTTCGTTAGAGGTCACCATTTTGTCAGTTTAGAAGAGTTAACAAGAGAATTTCATGACTATGTTCATTGGTTCAACCACATTCGGATTCACGGAACTTTAGGATACATAAGTCCCGTCGAGTACAAACTTGGACACCTTAAAAAAACTGTCTAGTTTAGTGTTGACAATCCAAAGTCAGGTTCAGGCTTTTTTAGAGAAAGGCAAGCCATATCGTAAGAGCTTTAAAGTCTCTCATACATTGGAAGGTCTTCGTTTACTTGTAGAGTTTTTGGAGGAAGTGAGGTATGAAACAGGTCAGAAACCACCCATCGTACTAGAAGTAACCGGACACTATCACTCTTCTGTTGTTCAATACTTGGAGGACCGAGGATTTTTATTAATAATCATTAATCCACTGATTTCTTATAAGGCTAAAAGTTCAAGCCTTCGAAAAGTAAAAACAGATACAGTGGATGCGTACCATCTCTGTGAGCTGTTTTATAAGGAGGATCTTGAGCCATATAAAAAGCGAGGAGTTCAGCTTTTAAACCTTCGAAATCTAACAAGACAGCACGAGAATATAACTGGGGTATTAATCCAAACAAAGTTACAATTTCAAGCCATTCTGGAACAGGTCTTCCCCGAATATCGAGGGGTTTTTGGGGACTTATATTCCGTCGTGTCGCTCTTAACTCTTTCCGAGTATCCCTCATCTGAAGATATATTGGAGGCAAGTGTAGAAACAGTAGCTGATAAAATCGCTGAATTATGTAAAAGTCGTTCCTATCGATGGTCTAAAGAAAAAGCTATTCAGCTAAAGGCTGCAGCAGATCGAAATCCGTTTGAAAAAACGGTTTATCAGAGTCATATTTTAAGTCTCGGTATGTATATAAACATCATTCTTCAATACAAAGAGCACCTATCCAAGTTAGAGTCTGAGATAGATGCCCTCGCTAAAGAAGTTGAAGAATATACTATTATCAAATCTATCCCGGGTATTGGAGAAAAGATCGCTGCAACGATTATTTCTGAAATTGGAGAGATAGACCGATTTACTGATCCTAAAAAGCTAGTAGCTTTCGCTGGAGTTGATCCAAGTGTATTCGAATCTGGTAAGTTTACAGCCACCAAAAATCGAATCACAAAAAGAGGATCTAGTAGACTTCGCCACGCCTTATATATGGCTGTTCGTTGTGCTATACGTGATTGTCGAAAGAGCAAAACTAGCGATGAAATCATCCCCCGTAATAAGAAATTACGAGAGTTCTATGATAAGAAACGCGAAGAAGGTATACCTTTTAAAGTAGCTGTTATAGCTTGTGTCAATAAGCTTCTTCATTGGATATTTGCCCTTTTAAAGAATAAAACTACTTTCCAAGATATAGCCTAGAACCTAAAATGAACTAATAAACGTAAAACCTTCCAAAACCGAAGAAACGGAAGGTTATTTGACATGCGCACTTTTAGTATAACAGGTGATTCAACAGATTTTTATTGAAAAATATTGACAAACTATTAGCTGGTTTAGTTCAAGAAGGTGTTACCTAAAAATAGAAGCAAAAACTCTTAGCACAAGACCTATATTAAAGAGGTATCCATTTTTGTGCTAATCATTTCTTGAACAGGTATTGTATAATTTATTGAAAAGGAGTGATTCTATGCTAAATGAGAAACAAAACGGTGAAAGCAAAGGAAAATATGCTTGGGTTAGCAAGTGGGCAAAGATGACTGGTGAACGAGCTAGAATCGATGCAAAAGTCAACAATACATACATCGTATATGAAAAAAACGGAAAATTGGTAAAGGAATTTCCGAATGGGAACATTATTCCACTTAATACAAGTGAAGAATCTTAATGGATATTATTACAACCACTTTCGTTTTTCCTCAGCCGGCGGTGAATAAAAAACAATCCACTGACTCATTTTAAACTCTAGCACCCGTTTGTTCAATAATCTACATTATTATTAAAACCCTCATAGTCTAATGTGTAACATTTTTATTTGCAAACTAATCGATATAATCAATAATAGGCTTAAATAAATTATATTGATCAATGAATCGATCTAATTTATCTTTTGAAAAAATAGCTTCAACGGCTAATCGGAATATTACAGCTCTCATAATCATTTCTTTATTGTTTGTATGTTTAGGTAATAATTCAATTTCGGAAACCATACTTCCTTGCCAAGCAATACAATCACATACTAAAATCGCTTCGGCATATTCAA includes:
- a CDS encoding zinc-dependent alcohol dehydrogenase; the encoded protein is MKAVTYQGIKNVVVKEVPDPKIEKPDDMIIKVTSTAICGSDLHLIHGMIPNLQENYVIGHEPMGIVEEVGPGVTNVKKGDRVIIPFNIACGECYYCKNHLESQCDNSNDNGDMGAYFGYSGSTGGYPGGQAEYLRVPFANFTHFKIPETCEEPDEKLAVIADAMTTGFWSVDNAAVKDGDTVIVLGCGPVGLFAQKFCWLKGAKRVIAVDYVDYRLQHAKRTNKVEIVNFEKFENVGMHLKEMTNGGADVVIDAVGMDGKMTDIEFLASGLKLQGGAFSAFIIASQAVRKGGNIQVTGVYGGKYNGFPMGDIMNRNVNIRTGQAPVIHYMPYMFELVSTGKIDPGDVVSHVLPLSEAKRGYEIFDTRTDDCIKVVLKP
- a CDS encoding IS3 family transposase (programmed frameshift) — protein: MTKKERRTFTPEFKQQIVQLYQNGKPRKDLIREYDLTPSSLDKWVSQSQKSGSFKEKDNLSPEEKELILLRKENKQLQMENDIFKASCADTRTKVNVIKNNQHKYSISAMCKVLQLPRSTYYYEAIERASEDDLTSYIIEIFQNSRQNYGTRKIKVELKKLGHQVSRRRIGRIMSEQGLVSAYTVAQFKPHSKSCNESNQKNELNREFDQAEELSVVVSNLTYVRVNQKWHYICVFVDLFNREIVGFSTGPNKDATLVYRALSTIKKDLRKIKYFHTDRDSEFKNKLIDEALETFRIKRSLSMKGCPYDNAVAEATFKIIKTEFVRGHHFVSLEELTREFHDYVHWFNHIRIHGTLGYISPVEYKLGHLKKTV
- a CDS encoding IS110 family transposase — encoded protein: MLTIQSQVQAFLEKGKPYRKSFKVSHTLEGLRLLVEFLEEVRYETGQKPPIVLEVTGHYHSSVVQYLEDRGFLLIIINPLISYKAKSSSLRKVKTDTVDAYHLCELFYKEDLEPYKKRGVQLLNLRNLTRQHENITGVLIQTKLQFQAILEQVFPEYRGVFGDLYSVVSLLTLSEYPSSEDILEASVETVADKIAELCKSRSYRWSKEKAIQLKAAADRNPFEKTVYQSHILSLGMYINIILQYKEHLSKLESEIDALAKEVEEYTIIKSIPGIGEKIAATIISEIGEIDRFTDPKKLVAFAGVDPSVFESGKFTATKNRITKRGSSRLRHALYMAVRCAIRDCRKSKTSDEIIPRNKKLREFYDKKREEGIPFKVAVIACVNKLLHWIFALLKNKTTFQDIA
- a CDS encoding L-dopachrome tautomerase-related protein, with the protein product MLEEDIMLPSEKYFGNLELVYAFYGAMPTGVTVSETGRIFICFPKWGDDVKFTVAEIVEDKLQPYPNLQTNLVNPENITMTFISVQSVVADGRGTLWVLDTAAPNFSEPIKGGAKLVAVDLKTNTIRRVYTFTEDVVLPTTYLNDVRFDFRVGNAGYAYITDSSSKGPGAIIVVDLENGNMSRRLNGAISTSPDPYFIPKVEGKVLMNRNKDGGTSPFRLASDGIAISPDGKVLFFCPLTSRHLFSISTEALRDINIPDMDLLYHVEYWGEKGASDGMITDAKGAVYAGDYENNSIRKILPNGTMQTIAHDPRILWPDTFSIGPDEYLYVIVNQLHRQARFHYGKDLRQKPYSLLRIKINEFPAPII
- a CDS encoding spore coat protein, which codes for MNPIIENLTGMNALSDQVVAMDLLISAKSGVRNYAMAVTEAGTPEIKEILTRHLTEALDMHEQISLYMEEKGWYHAWDTNEQINLDLNNINTALNLPTL